The proteins below are encoded in one region of Methanobacterium sp.:
- a CDS encoding alpha/beta hydrolase, protein MNNSPDEILQIINKTISLSRGNIFQLRKDFEHLYLKLRSDKELYVKKRVLGTIDGLKICAEKVIDGHVILFFHGGGFITGSTNDHLDLCGKLSDLSGVPVLSIDYRLAPEHKFPAAVEDCLISYLWLLKQGIDSSKIVLAGISTGGTLVLSTLLSLRNNGVKLPAAAVCMSPAVDMTFQGQSMITNREKDWLTKESLDNLRKIYLKGEDPKNMLASPIYADLKGLPPIMLQAGSHELLLDDIIKFHGKLKDSDVKITFELWKGMFHCFQMFYSNIPEGQEALENAGIYIKKILSI, encoded by the coding sequence ATGAACAACTCTCCAGATGAAATTCTACAAATTATCAATAAAACTATTTCTTTAAGCAGAGGAAATATATTTCAGCTTAGAAAAGATTTTGAGCATTTATATCTTAAATTAAGGTCAGATAAAGAGTTATATGTTAAAAAACGGGTCTTAGGTACAATAGATGGCCTTAAAATCTGTGCTGAAAAAGTTATTGATGGCCATGTGATACTCTTTTTTCATGGAGGAGGTTTCATAACTGGTTCTACAAATGATCATTTAGATTTATGCGGAAAACTATCAGATTTATCAGGTGTTCCTGTCTTAAGTATTGACTATAGACTCGCCCCTGAGCATAAATTTCCTGCAGCAGTTGAAGATTGTCTTATATCTTATTTGTGGCTTCTTAAACAGGGAATTGATTCATCGAAAATTGTTCTTGCAGGAATATCTACTGGTGGAACCCTTGTTTTATCTACACTTTTATCTTTACGCAATAACGGAGTTAAACTTCCTGCAGCTGCTGTTTGCATGTCTCCAGCAGTAGATATGACATTTCAAGGCCAATCAATGATTACAAACCGGGAAAAAGACTGGTTAACGAAAGAAAGTCTTGATAATTTAAGAAAAATTTACTTGAAAGGTGAAGATCCAAAAAACATGCTGGCTTCTCCAATTTATGCTGATTTAAAGGGATTACCTCCAATCATGCTCCAGGCAGGTAGCCATGAGCTTCTTCTAGATGATATAATTAAATTTCATGGAAAATTAAAGGATTCAGATGTTAAAATAACCTTTGAATTATGGAAAGGAATGTTTCATTGTTTCCAGATGTTTTATTCAAATATTCCAGAGGGACAGGAAGCTCTTGAAAATGCTGGAATATATATAAAGAAGATATTATCAATATAA
- a CDS encoding SGNH/GDSL hydrolase family protein yields MKTILCYGDSLTWGYDPATGNRIAMDKRWTQVLKHDLGNEYIIIEEGLNGRTTVWDDPLHGGYKNGKKYLIPCLASHRPIDLVILFLGTNDLKMRFSLSAAEIAQGIRVLVNIILKSESGPGGGVPKFLLVSPPHIKELSDFTEEFKDGKPKSRQLSYHYKQVAEEYGCNFLDSSKVVVTSDIDGIHLDAGEHVKLGHEISKIIGKIL; encoded by the coding sequence ATGAAAACTATTCTGTGTTACGGTGATTCTCTAACATGGGGCTATGACCCTGCAACAGGTAATCGAATTGCCATGGATAAAAGATGGACTCAGGTTTTAAAGCACGATTTAGGTAATGAATACATTATTATTGAAGAAGGTTTGAACGGCAGGACAACTGTCTGGGATGATCCTCTACATGGAGGATACAAAAACGGTAAGAAATATCTAATTCCGTGTCTCGCTTCACATCGGCCTATAGATCTTGTAATACTGTTTTTAGGTACAAATGATCTTAAAATGCGATTTTCTCTTTCTGCAGCTGAAATTGCTCAAGGTATTCGTGTTTTAGTAAATATCATTTTAAAAAGCGAGTCAGGACCCGGTGGCGGTGTTCCAAAATTTTTATTAGTTTCACCCCCACATATTAAAGAATTATCTGATTTTACCGAAGAATTTAAAGATGGGAAGCCCAAATCACGTCAATTAAGTTACCATTATAAGCAAGTTGCAGAAGAATATGGCTGTAACTTTTTAGATTCTTCAAAAGTTGTTGTTACCAGTGATATTGATGGAATTCATCTCGATGCTGGAGAACATGTTAAATTAGGGCATGAAATTTCTAAAATTATTGGAAAAATCTTATAA
- a CDS encoding GNAT family protein, with product MNITKNKFPNINTKRLFLREINLNDARTLFHYWSDDEVTQYLNIDSFINIGQALNMIRLLKSLFPRKEGIRWVIVRKEDNAVIGTCGFNSWVKKSSRGEIGYELGRTYWGNGYASEALSEIIKYGFNVMELNRIEAFTVPEAVRSINLLKKFGFKKEGILREYGYWNNQYWDENIYSLLKKDWVSQNKAD from the coding sequence ATGAATATAACAAAAAATAAGTTTCCCAATATTAATACAAAAAGACTTTTTTTACGTGAAATTAATCTAAATGATGCTAGAACTCTATTCCACTACTGGTCAGATGACGAAGTAACACAATATTTGAATATAGACTCTTTCATTAATATCGGACAAGCATTAAATATGATCAGGCTATTAAAAAGCCTTTTTCCCCGAAAAGAAGGTATTCGCTGGGTAATTGTGAGAAAAGAGGATAATGCTGTTATTGGAACATGTGGTTTTAATAGCTGGGTAAAAAAGAGTTCTCGTGGAGAGATAGGATACGAATTGGGGCGTACATATTGGGGAAATGGATATGCAAGTGAAGCACTGTCAGAAATCATTAAATATGGATTTAATGTTATGGAATTAAATAGAATTGAAGCTTTCACAGTTCCAGAAGCCGTTCGCTCAATAAATCTACTTAAAAAGTTTGGTTTTAAAAAGGAAGGGATTCTAAGGGAATATGGGTACTGGAATAATCAGTACTGGGACGAAAATATTTATTCTTTGTTAAAAAAGGACTGGGTTTCTCAAAATAAGGCAGATTAA
- a CDS encoding cupin domain-containing protein, with translation MNYKVRKTDEDGYIDVFNGIKRKTLVYGDNTLLTEFILKKGKILPMHSHPEEQTGYLVSGHIILIIGGNRHEMKPGDSWAIPGNTEHGAETLEDSIAIEIFSPIREDYIPK, from the coding sequence ATGAATTATAAAGTTAGAAAAACAGATGAAGATGGTTACATCGACGTTTTTAATGGAATTAAACGAAAAACACTCGTTTACGGTGATAATACACTATTAACAGAATTTATACTTAAAAAAGGGAAAATTTTACCTATGCATAGCCATCCTGAAGAACAAACAGGTTATCTTGTTTCTGGCCACATAATACTGATTATTGGAGGTAACAGGCATGAAATGAAGCCAGGTGATAGCTGGGCAATTCCAGGGAATACAGAGCATGGGGCTGAAACACTGGAAGACTCCATTGCCATTGAAATTTTTTCTCCAATTAGAGAAGATTATATTCCAAAATAA
- a CDS encoding methyltransferase domain-containing protein, translating to MKIPDQKEYWNKVAEEKEFPTPFQMEEFKKYVSKEMKILDVGCGYGRTLNELYNQGFKNLTGIDYSQGMINRGLRLHPHLNLIKNDGNTIPFPDNEFDAVILLAVLTSSYKDKEQKNLISEISRVLKEDGILYVNDYLLNQDERNLKRYKKYENKYGAYGIFELPEGAVFRHHTKEHILKLTKDFNELIFENTVYDTMNGHKSNGFYYVGRKR from the coding sequence ATGAAAATTCCCGATCAAAAAGAATACTGGAATAAAGTAGCTGAAGAAAAGGAATTTCCAACGCCTTTTCAGATGGAAGAGTTTAAAAAGTATGTTTCAAAGGAAATGAAAATCCTGGATGTAGGTTGTGGCTATGGAAGAACATTAAATGAACTTTATAATCAAGGATTCAAGAATTTAACAGGTATAGATTATTCACAAGGTATGATAAACAGAGGATTAAGACTTCATCCTCATTTAAACCTAATTAAGAATGATGGAAATACCATACCTTTTCCAGATAATGAATTTGATGCTGTAATTCTTCTTGCAGTCTTAACTTCCAGTTATAAGGATAAAGAGCAGAAAAATCTAATTTCTGAGATCTCCAGAGTTCTAAAAGAAGATGGAATTTTATATGTCAATGATTATTTATTAAATCAAGATGAAAGAAATCTAAAACGTTATAAAAAATATGAAAATAAATATGGGGCTTACGGCATTTTTGAACTTCCAGAGGGGGCTGTTTTCAGACATCATACTAAAGAACATATTTTAAAATTAACAAAAGATTTTAATGAATTAATATTTGAAAATACTGTTTATGATACTATGAATGGCCATAAATCCAATGGTTTTTATTATGTTGGGAGGAAGAGGTAA
- a CDS encoding cysteine hydrolase family protein produces MKKALLVIDVQNEYFTGKLPVTYPENSFQNILKAIDSANKMEIPVILVQHSNLDKEAATFKIGTDEHDIHEGVLKRDFDKIIEKNLPGSFTGTELKSFLDVNNIDTVVICGYMTQMCCDTTSRQAMHLGFNVEFLSDATGTLDISNSAGEISAQNLHKAILITQTMRFSKVMKTDEWIGKIEP; encoded by the coding sequence ATGAAAAAAGCATTACTTGTAATCGATGTACAGAATGAGTATTTTACTGGTAAATTACCAGTTACCTATCCAGAAAACAGTTTTCAAAATATTCTTAAAGCGATAGATTCAGCAAATAAAATGGAAATTCCTGTAATTTTGGTTCAACATTCGAATCTTGATAAAGAGGCAGCTACTTTTAAAATAGGTACTGATGAACATGATATCCATGAAGGAGTGCTTAAAAGAGATTTTGATAAAATTATAGAGAAAAATTTACCCGGAAGCTTCACAGGAACGGAACTAAAGTCTTTTTTGGATGTAAATAACATAGATACAGTTGTAATTTGCGGATATATGACACAGATGTGCTGTGATACAACATCAAGACAGGCGATGCATCTGGGCTTTAATGTTGAATTTTTAAGTGATGCCACTGGAACACTTGATATATCTAACTCTGCTGGGGAAATAAGTGCTCAAAACTTGCATAAAGCAATTTTAATCACACAAACTATGAGATTCAGCAAAGTTATGAAAACTGACGAATGGATTGGAAAAATAGAACCCTGA